From Agromyces sp. SYSU T00194, a single genomic window includes:
- the rhaS gene encoding rhamnose ABC transporter substrate-binding protein, giving the protein MFTLQRKRFGVGLAAIAATTALVLTGCSSDGSSDGGSSDGGDASDVSITMLPKNLGNPYFDTSTGGAEEAVSEIGGTFEEVGPSEASPTSQVQYIQTAAQQGVGGLIVSANDPEAICDALDEARSVGVKVVTFDSDTNPECRDLFINQATAEGIAQVQVDLITEQIGDEGQIAVLSASANATNQNAWIEMMQAELEANHPNVELVEIAYGDDDDQTSFDKTAALLQTYPDLKGIVSPTTVGIAAAARYLQTSEYKGEVALTGLGTPNQMREYVEDGTVTAFALWNPADLGYLAAYATAALITGEITGAEGDTFDAGTLGSYEVGADATVLLGDPYVFDADNIGDFDF; this is encoded by the coding sequence ATGTTCACTCTGCAGAGGAAGCGCTTCGGCGTCGGCCTCGCGGCGATCGCCGCGACCACCGCGCTCGTGCTCACGGGCTGCTCGTCGGACGGTTCGTCGGATGGCGGCTCGTCGGACGGCGGCGACGCTTCGGACGTGTCGATCACGATGCTGCCGAAGAACCTGGGCAACCCGTACTTCGACACCTCGACCGGGGGTGCCGAGGAGGCGGTCTCCGAGATCGGCGGCACGTTCGAGGAGGTCGGCCCGTCGGAGGCGTCGCCGACGTCGCAGGTGCAGTACATCCAGACCGCTGCGCAGCAGGGCGTGGGCGGCCTGATCGTGTCGGCGAACGACCCGGAGGCGATCTGCGACGCGCTCGACGAGGCGCGCAGTGTCGGTGTCAAGGTCGTGACCTTCGACTCGGACACCAACCCGGAGTGCCGTGACCTGTTCATCAACCAGGCGACCGCCGAGGGCATCGCCCAGGTGCAGGTCGACCTGATCACCGAGCAGATCGGTGACGAGGGGCAGATCGCGGTGCTGTCGGCGTCGGCCAACGCGACGAACCAGAACGCGTGGATCGAGATGATGCAGGCCGAGCTCGAGGCGAACCACCCGAACGTGGAGCTCGTGGAGATCGCCTACGGTGACGACGACGACCAGACCTCGTTCGACAAGACCGCTGCGCTGCTGCAGACCTACCCGGACCTGAAGGGCATCGTGTCGCCGACCACGGTCGGCATCGCGGCTGCGGCCCGGTACCTGCAGACCTCGGAGTACAAGGGCGAGGTCGCGCTGACCGGTCTCGGCACGCCGAACCAGATGCGCGAGTACGTCGAGGACGGCACGGTCACCGCGTTCGCGCTGTGGAACCCGGCCGACCTGGGCTACCTGGCCGCGTACGCGACCGCCGCGCTGATCACCGGTGAGATCACCGGTGCAGAGGGCGACACCTTCGACGCCGGCACGCTCGGCTCGTACGAGGTCGGCGCGGACGCCACCGTGCTGCTCGGCGACCCGTACGTGTTCGACGCGGACAACATCGGCGACTTCGACTTCTAG
- a CDS encoding GntR family transcriptional regulator, translating to MLLSPPAGERPSSLRDYAYRELRDAIVSGALAPGARLRDPELEQWLGVSRTPIREAIARLELAGLVQTRRAKATTVAPLDVRTALAAQRIAASLHELAVREAVPQLTAADLDAMREANARFAAALDADDVDAAVRADDDFHDVAVRAGANPLLPAMLEQVAPLLRRLERARFSSLAGRGSVADHDRIIALCAAGAADEAGVAARENWETLGRMLRLDDPSVDDAAGHETPADAPPADPAPADPGAHQGAPAPAR from the coding sequence ATGTTGCTGAGTCCCCCGGCTGGCGAGCGCCCGAGCTCACTGCGCGACTACGCCTACCGCGAGCTGCGCGACGCGATCGTCAGCGGCGCCCTCGCACCCGGCGCGCGGCTGCGCGACCCCGAGCTCGAGCAGTGGCTGGGCGTCAGCCGCACGCCGATCAGGGAGGCGATCGCCCGGCTCGAACTGGCAGGCCTGGTGCAGACCCGCCGCGCCAAGGCGACCACCGTCGCCCCGCTCGACGTGCGCACCGCGCTCGCCGCGCAGCGCATCGCCGCGTCGCTGCACGAGCTGGCCGTGCGCGAGGCGGTCCCGCAGCTCACCGCCGCCGACCTCGACGCGATGCGCGAGGCCAACGCGCGCTTCGCCGCCGCCCTCGATGCCGACGACGTCGACGCGGCCGTGCGCGCCGACGACGACTTCCACGACGTCGCGGTGCGCGCCGGGGCGAACCCGCTGCTTCCGGCGATGCTCGAGCAGGTCGCTCCGCTGCTGCGCCGCCTCGAGCGCGCCCGGTTCTCCTCGCTCGCCGGCCGCGGCTCGGTCGCCGACCACGACCGCATCATCGCGCTCTGCGCGGCGGGCGCCGCGGACGAGGCGGGCGTCGCCGCCCGCGAGAACTGGGAGACGCTCGGCCGCATGCTCCGCCTCGACGACCCTTCCGTCGACGACGCGGCCGGCCACGAGACGCCCGCAGACGCGCCCCCCGCCGACCCGGCCCCCGCCGACCCGGGCGCCCACCAGGGCGCACCGGCGCCGGCGCGGTGA
- a CDS encoding ABC transporter permease, which yields MTAVDTKPPAGNAFARSVGHVLKARETGIAIALIAVIVVATVSNPNFLFSSDGFRDLLLTPSLLMVVAVGQAIVIITRNVDLSVGSVLGLTAYLTGRLFIDIPGIPPVLVFVAGVGLGALLGLINGALVAFAKVPALVITLGTLYIYRGINVAWTGSDRINASDLPAGFRDLGTGELLGIPILTIFAVIVLVVAAWYLRNLRSGRELYAIGSDPAAAHLYGLRVTRRVIAAFVVSGALAGVAGVLYAARYGTVSSSAGLGLELQAIGAAVIGGVAISGGVGTVWGAAIGAYLLLTINRALPIVGIQDFWQRAVVGVLIIGAIVLDRVLAVRQHRRLIAQREEQP from the coding sequence ATGACCGCAGTCGACACGAAGCCCCCCGCCGGCAACGCCTTCGCGCGCAGCGTCGGCCACGTGCTGAAGGCCCGCGAGACGGGCATCGCGATCGCGCTGATCGCGGTCATCGTGGTCGCCACGGTGAGCAACCCGAACTTCCTGTTCTCCTCCGACGGGTTCCGCGATCTGCTGCTCACGCCCTCGCTGCTCATGGTCGTGGCCGTGGGCCAGGCGATCGTCATCATCACGCGCAACGTCGACCTGTCGGTCGGCTCCGTGCTCGGCCTCACCGCGTACCTGACCGGGCGCCTGTTCATCGACATCCCGGGCATCCCGCCGGTGCTCGTGTTCGTCGCCGGCGTCGGCCTCGGCGCGCTGCTCGGCCTCATCAACGGTGCGCTCGTCGCGTTCGCGAAGGTGCCGGCGCTCGTGATCACGCTCGGAACGCTCTACATCTACCGCGGCATCAACGTCGCGTGGACCGGCAGCGACCGCATCAACGCGTCCGACCTGCCGGCCGGCTTCCGAGACCTGGGCACGGGCGAGCTCCTCGGCATCCCGATCCTGACGATCTTCGCCGTCATCGTGCTGGTCGTCGCCGCCTGGTACCTGCGCAACCTGCGCAGCGGTCGCGAACTGTACGCGATCGGCTCCGACCCCGCGGCCGCGCACCTGTACGGCCTGCGCGTGACCCGCCGCGTCATCGCCGCGTTCGTCGTGAGCGGTGCCCTCGCCGGCGTGGCCGGCGTGCTCTACGCCGCTCGCTACGGCACGGTCTCGTCGAGCGCCGGCCTCGGCCTCGAGCTCCAGGCCATCGGTGCCGCCGTCATCGGCGGCGTCGCGATCTCGGGCGGCGTCGGCACCGTCTGGGGCGCCGCGATCGGCGCCTACCTGCTGCTGACCATCAACCGCGCACTGCCCATCGTCGGCATCCAGGACTTCTGGCAGCGGGCCGTGGTCGGCGTGCTCATCATCGGCGCGATCGTGCTCGATCGCGTGCTCGCGGTGCGCCAGCATCGACGACTCATCGCACAACGGGAGGAGCAGCCATGA
- a CDS encoding YeiH family protein, whose protein sequence is MSASPNDPAGDDRPGDPATPGGRATPGGRAAVAVALVPGLALALAIAAVATVVGSLVPIVGTALPAIAIGLAIALVRRPGARLQPGIRFTGSRVLQLSVVLLGTQLSLGEIVDVGVGSLPIMLVTLAACLGAAWLVGRALGVVGDLRTLIGVGTGICGASAIAAVAPVIGAASADIAYAVSTIFLFNMLAVAVFPLVGHALGLDQQAFALFAGTAVNDTSSVVATAAVYGTVALHGAVVVKLVRTLMIVPITVGLAVHVRRRARRSADGDAHPPLSFGRAVRLVPWFLVGFLAMSGVASLGLIPDAAGTALGHVATFLITTAMAAIGLSTDVRALRATGPKPLVLGGILSAVVAVTSLVVILATGAG, encoded by the coding sequence ATGAGCGCATCGCCCAACGATCCCGCCGGCGACGACCGGCCGGGGGATCCGGCGACGCCCGGCGGACGGGCGACACCCGGCGGCCGCGCGGCCGTGGCCGTCGCCCTCGTGCCGGGCCTGGCGCTCGCGCTGGCGATCGCGGCGGTCGCCACGGTCGTCGGCTCGCTCGTACCGATCGTCGGCACGGCACTGCCGGCGATCGCGATCGGCCTCGCGATCGCGCTCGTGCGTCGACCGGGCGCACGCCTGCAGCCCGGCATCCGCTTCACCGGCAGTCGCGTGCTGCAACTCTCGGTGGTGCTGCTCGGCACGCAGCTGTCGCTCGGGGAGATCGTCGACGTGGGCGTCGGGTCGCTGCCGATCATGCTCGTCACGCTCGCCGCGTGCCTCGGCGCGGCGTGGCTCGTGGGGCGCGCACTCGGCGTCGTCGGCGACCTGCGCACGCTGATCGGCGTCGGCACCGGCATCTGCGGGGCATCCGCCATCGCCGCCGTCGCCCCCGTCATCGGGGCCGCGAGCGCCGACATCGCCTACGCGGTGTCGACGATCTTCCTGTTCAACATGCTCGCGGTCGCGGTCTTCCCGCTCGTCGGCCATGCGCTGGGCCTGGACCAGCAGGCCTTCGCGCTGTTCGCCGGCACCGCCGTGAACGACACCTCGTCGGTGGTCGCGACGGCCGCCGTGTACGGCACGGTCGCCCTGCACGGGGCCGTGGTGGTCAAGCTCGTGCGCACCCTCATGATCGTGCCGATCACGGTCGGGCTGGCCGTGCACGTGCGGCGCCGGGCGCGACGGTCCGCCGACGGCGACGCGCACCCCCCGCTGAGCTTCGGGCGGGCCGTGCGACTCGTGCCGTGGTTCCTCGTCGGATTCCTGGCGATGTCGGGCGTCGCGTCGCTGGGTCTGATCCCGGATGCCGCCGGCACGGCGCTCGGCCACGTCGCGACGTTCCTCATCACCACCGCGATGGCCGCGATCGGGCTCTCGACCGACGTGCGCGCACTGCGCGCGACGGGCCCGAAGCCGCTGGTGCTCGGGGGCATCCTGTCGGCCGTGGTCGCCGTGACCAGCCTCGTGGTGATCCTCGCGACCGGCGCGGGCTGA
- a CDS encoding ABC transporter permease: MTSAIDTEHGRRTYAAHAHPLWRRLLVTRESAIIGLLFLVVIVATFAVPNFDSPLTLTFLIREIAPILLIALPMTLIIITEEIDLSVASIVGLTSVITGLGVQAGWPLPFAAVVAILVGTVAGAINGALVTFVGLPSLAVTIGTLALFRGIAVGLLGTTAISDFPEFWTDLTRMNIPGTPMPLIIVPFLVLAIVFGVLLHFTPFGRSLYAIGLNKEAAAFSGINVGLTKFWLFVMSGAVSGYAGVYFTLLYNNARGDNATGLELQIIAAVLLGGVSIFGGRGALPGVIAGVLLIGTLSSALRLAGVTSDIINVITGVLLVASVVSASFLAWLRTQRVAAIGRKKGRAEASGG, from the coding sequence ATGACGTCCGCGATCGACACCGAACACGGCCGACGCACCTACGCGGCCCACGCGCACCCGCTGTGGCGTCGCCTGCTCGTCACGCGCGAGTCGGCCATCATCGGCCTGCTCTTCCTCGTCGTCATCGTCGCCACCTTCGCGGTGCCGAACTTCGACAGCCCGCTGACGCTGACGTTCCTCATCCGCGAGATCGCACCGATCCTGCTGATCGCCCTGCCGATGACGCTCATCATCATCACCGAGGAGATCGACCTCTCGGTGGCGAGCATCGTCGGGCTCACGAGCGTCATCACCGGGCTCGGCGTGCAGGCCGGCTGGCCGCTGCCGTTCGCGGCGGTCGTCGCGATCCTCGTCGGCACGGTCGCGGGTGCCATCAACGGCGCGCTCGTCACGTTCGTCGGGCTCCCCTCGCTCGCCGTCACGATCGGCACGCTCGCGCTGTTCCGCGGCATCGCCGTGGGCCTGCTCGGCACCACCGCGATCAGCGACTTCCCCGAGTTCTGGACGGACCTCACCCGCATGAACATCCCGGGCACGCCGATGCCGCTGATCATCGTGCCGTTCCTCGTGCTCGCGATCGTCTTCGGCGTCCTGCTGCACTTCACGCCGTTCGGGCGCTCGCTCTACGCGATCGGCCTGAACAAGGAGGCCGCCGCGTTCTCGGGCATCAACGTGGGGCTCACGAAGTTCTGGCTGTTCGTCATGAGCGGCGCGGTCTCGGGCTACGCCGGCGTGTACTTCACGCTGCTGTACAACAACGCCCGCGGCGACAACGCCACCGGCCTCGAGCTGCAGATCATCGCCGCGGTGCTCCTCGGCGGCGTGTCGATCTTCGGCGGTCGCGGTGCGCTGCCCGGCGTCATCGCGGGCGTGCTGCTCATCGGCACGCTCTCGAGCGCACTGCGCCTCGCCGGCGTCACCAGCGACATCATCAACGTCATCACGGGCGTGCTCCTCGTGGCATCCGTGGTGTCGGCAAGCTTCCTCGCCTGGCTGCGCACCCAGCGCGTCGCGGCGATCGGAAGGAAGAAGGGCCGGGCTGAGGCATCCGGTGGCTGA
- a CDS encoding 1-aminocyclopropane-1-carboxylate deaminase, with amino-acid sequence MALADFPRHRLTFGPSPIHPVDRLSAHLGGARIWMKREDVSSGLAYGGNKVRKLEYLVPDALAQGADTLVSIGGVQSNHTRQVAAVAAHLGMKAVLVQEHWVDWPDSVNDRVGNIMLSRLMGADVRLSPAGFGIGFKDSWREAIADVEAVGGTPYAIPAGASDHRLGGLGFANWAHEVAAQEQELGVFFDTIVVCSVTGSTHAGMIAGFADLEHNFGGPRRRVLGIDASAKLAETRDQVGRIARSTAELIGVGRDLRDDEVTVLDGWAGEYYGIPVESTDAAMHLVGSLEGVILDPVYEGKSMAGLIDLVRDGDIPAGSNVLYAHLGGQPALNAYSGRYH; translated from the coding sequence ATGGCACTCGCCGACTTCCCCCGCCACCGGCTCACGTTCGGTCCGAGCCCGATCCACCCCGTCGACCGCCTGAGCGCCCACCTCGGCGGCGCCCGCATCTGGATGAAGCGTGAGGACGTCTCGAGCGGCCTCGCCTACGGCGGCAACAAGGTGCGCAAGCTCGAGTACCTCGTGCCCGACGCGCTCGCCCAGGGCGCCGACACGCTCGTCTCGATCGGCGGCGTGCAGTCGAACCACACCCGGCAGGTCGCGGCGGTCGCCGCCCACCTCGGCATGAAGGCCGTGCTCGTGCAGGAGCACTGGGTCGACTGGCCCGACTCCGTCAACGACCGGGTCGGCAACATCATGCTGTCCCGCCTCATGGGCGCCGACGTGCGCCTCTCCCCCGCGGGCTTCGGCATCGGCTTCAAGGACTCGTGGCGCGAGGCCATCGCCGACGTCGAGGCGGTGGGCGGTACGCCGTACGCGATCCCCGCGGGGGCATCCGACCACCGCCTCGGCGGGCTCGGCTTCGCGAACTGGGCGCACGAGGTCGCGGCGCAGGAGCAGGAGCTCGGCGTCTTCTTCGACACGATCGTGGTGTGCTCGGTCACCGGGTCGACGCACGCCGGCATGATCGCCGGGTTCGCCGACCTCGAGCACAACTTCGGCGGTCCGCGCCGGCGCGTGCTCGGCATCGACGCGTCGGCGAAGCTCGCCGAGACGCGCGACCAGGTCGGGCGCATCGCGCGCAGCACGGCCGAGCTGATCGGCGTGGGCCGCGACCTGCGCGACGACGAGGTCACCGTGCTCGACGGCTGGGCGGGCGAGTACTACGGCATCCCGGTCGAGTCGACGGATGCCGCGATGCACCTCGTCGGCTCGCTCGAGGGCGTGATCCTCGACCCCGTCTACGAGGGCAAGTCGATGGCCGGGCTCATCGACCTGGTGCGCGACGGCGACATCCCGGCCGGCTCGAACGTGCTCTACGCCCACCTCGGCGGGCAGCCCGCGCTGAACGCGTACAGCGGCCGCTACCACTGA
- a CDS encoding sugar ABC transporter ATP-binding protein translates to MVQTSTPTSAAPPALELSRVVKSFGAVVALSSGSLTLEQGSIHALIGENGAGKSTLVKIVAGLYRRDSGEFRLRGDDVDFSNTAQSKAAGIAVIYQEPTLFPDLSVTENIFMGRQPTNRVGRIDRRAMRAEAVEIFERLGVRLDPDRLTEGLSIADQQIIEIAKAISLDARVLIMDEPTAALSGVEVERLFAVARSLRDEGRALLFISHRFDEVFDLCDTVTVMRDGKYIDTMPIADTSIDELVRLMVGRDVTEMFPKLPAEIGDDVLVVEGLTSPGVFHDISFTVKSGEIVGLAGLVGAGRSEVVRAVFGVDGYESGTVTVNGTPLRKGRPTASMAQGIALVPEDRRKQGLVLDQSVTRNITLAIRKRLAKWGLIWGGLENASAEIWASRLEVKTAALDAETGTLSGGNQQKVVLGKWLSTDPKVLIVDEPTRGIDVGTKAEVHRLISTLAQEGLAIIMISSELPEVLGMADRVLVMREGRLTGEFERADATPEAVMYAATAEGAAA, encoded by the coding sequence ATGGTGCAGACGAGCACCCCGACCAGCGCGGCACCCCCAGCGCTGGAGCTCTCGCGAGTCGTGAAGTCCTTCGGAGCAGTCGTCGCACTGAGCTCCGGCAGCCTCACGCTCGAGCAAGGATCCATCCACGCGCTGATCGGCGAGAACGGCGCGGGCAAGTCGACGCTCGTGAAGATCGTCGCCGGGCTCTACCGGCGCGACTCCGGCGAGTTCCGCCTCCGCGGCGACGACGTCGACTTCTCGAACACGGCGCAGTCCAAGGCCGCGGGCATCGCCGTCATCTACCAGGAGCCGACGCTGTTCCCCGACCTGTCGGTCACCGAGAACATCTTCATGGGCCGCCAGCCCACCAACCGCGTCGGCCGCATCGACCGCAGGGCCATGCGCGCCGAGGCCGTCGAGATCTTCGAGCGGCTGGGCGTGCGCCTCGACCCCGACCGCCTCACCGAGGGCCTGTCGATCGCCGACCAGCAGATCATCGAGATCGCGAAGGCGATCTCGCTCGACGCGCGCGTGCTGATCATGGACGAGCCGACCGCCGCGCTCTCGGGCGTCGAGGTCGAGCGGCTGTTCGCCGTCGCGCGGAGCCTCCGCGACGAGGGCCGGGCCCTGCTGTTCATCTCGCACCGCTTCGACGAGGTGTTCGACCTGTGCGACACCGTCACCGTGATGCGCGACGGCAAGTACATCGACACGATGCCCATCGCCGACACCTCGATCGACGAGCTCGTGCGCCTGATGGTCGGCCGCGACGTCACCGAGATGTTCCCGAAGCTGCCGGCCGAGATCGGCGACGACGTGCTCGTGGTGGAGGGGCTCACGAGCCCCGGTGTCTTCCACGACATCTCGTTCACCGTGAAGTCGGGCGAAATCGTCGGCCTCGCGGGCCTCGTCGGCGCGGGCCGCAGCGAGGTCGTGCGCGCGGTGTTCGGCGTCGACGGCTACGAGAGCGGCACGGTGACCGTCAACGGCACGCCGCTGCGCAAGGGCCGCCCGACCGCGTCGATGGCGCAGGGCATCGCCCTGGTGCCCGAGGACCGCCGCAAGCAGGGGCTCGTGCTCGACCAGAGCGTGACGCGCAACATCACGCTCGCGATCCGCAAGCGCCTCGCCAAGTGGGGCCTCATCTGGGGCGGCCTCGAGAACGCCTCGGCCGAGATCTGGGCGAGTCGGCTCGAGGTCAAGACCGCCGCGCTCGACGCGGAGACCGGCACCCTCTCGGGCGGCAACCAGCAGAAGGTCGTGCTCGGCAAGTGGCTCTCGACCGACCCGAAGGTGCTCATCGTCGACGAGCCCACCCGGGGCATCGACGTCGGCACCAAGGCCGAGGTGCACCGCCTCATCTCCACGCTCGCCCAGGAGGGCCTCGCGATCATCATGATCTCGTCGGAGCTGCCCGAGGTGCTCGGCATGGCCGACCGCGTGCTCGTCATGCGCGAGGGCCGCCTCACCGGCGAGTTCGAGCGAGCGGATGCCACGCCGGAGGCGGTCATGTACGCCGCGACCGCGGAAGGAGCGGCAGCCTGA
- a CDS encoding VOC family protein codes for MSNLVVHFEIHASEPAELIDFYSRLLGWTFTQYGDLEYWSIDTGEESIRPSEGAAGHGVNGGLLRREGPAPEAGATVKGANLVVAVDEIDALMATGVELGGTVALAAEDMPGLGRLGYLLDPDGNVFGMLSTRLSDGTEAM; via the coding sequence GTGTCGAACCTGGTGGTGCACTTCGAGATCCACGCGAGCGAGCCGGCGGAGCTCATCGACTTCTACTCGCGGCTGCTCGGGTGGACGTTCACGCAGTACGGCGACCTGGAGTACTGGAGCATCGACACCGGAGAGGAGTCGATCCGGCCGAGCGAGGGCGCCGCCGGCCACGGGGTCAATGGAGGCCTCCTGCGGCGCGAGGGCCCGGCGCCGGAGGCGGGCGCGACCGTGAAGGGCGCGAACCTCGTGGTCGCGGTCGACGAGATCGATGCGCTGATGGCGACCGGAGTCGAGCTCGGCGGCACCGTGGCGCTTGCGGCGGAGGACATGCCGGGCCTCGGCCGGCTCGGCTACCTGCTCGATCCCGACGGTAACGTGTTCGGCATGCTCTCGACGAGACTCTCCGACGGCACCGAGGCGATGTAG